TTATAATTAAATAGGTGATATCAATCTCATACCATTTTACTCCAAAATTCGCTCTGCTGGCATGCCTGTGATGATTATTATGATAGCCTTCACCCATCATTAAAAAATCAAAACGGAAGAGATTTTTACTAGTGTTTTTCATTTTATAATTCACATAACCATAAATATGACCAAACCAGTTAATAATAACTCCATGAATAGGAGCCATTAAAAAAGTGATGGGTAATAAGAGCCATTGCCACCAAGCCGTCGCAAAGCTTGCAAAAAATAAAATATAAAGACCTATCCAAAGCAGCCTAGAAAAGCGCGAACTTGCAAATAAATCAAAACTTTTCCATTGCGGAACGTTTTTGGTAAATCGCGAATCGATGCTAATACGTTGCTTATTAATATCTTGATAAATAGTTTTTGTTTTCCACATCATGGCAAATAAATTAGCATCATGCGATGGCGAATGCGGATCGTTTTCAGTATCTGTATAAGCATGGTGCATACGATGCATAATACCATAACCGTAAGCACTTAAATAACTGGAACCTTGAAAAACCCAAGTCAATATAAAAGTAATACGTTCCATGGTTTTAGACATAGTAAATACTTGGTGTGCGGCATAACGATGCAAAAAGAACGACTGGAAAAATAAACCGCCATACCAAAGCACCAAAACAAAAATAACAATAATCATAACTTTTTTTTGCAAAGGTAATTGCATTAAACGTGCCATACAACCAAATGGAATCAATTAAATGCACATATTATGCGTTTTTTGCTATTATTGTTGATTTTTTAGTTTACTTACTTATCATTTACAGGCTTGCTGGTAATGAAGCTTTACTAATTAATACTAAAAATAGGATTGCCATTTGTTTTATGGCACTATCTTTGTACTGTAACAAGTATTAATAAAATAAATTATATTACAATGAGTAAAGGAACAGTAAAATTTTTCAACGATGCCAAAGGTTTTGGATTCATCACTGAAGCAGGCGTTGAAAGAGATCACTTTGTACACATTTCTGGATTAGTAGACGAAGTTCGCGAAGGCGACGAAGTTGAATTTGATCTAAAAGAAGGCAACAAAGGATTAAATGCAGTGAACGTAAAGGTTATTTAATATATACTTTCTAGTTTAAAAGCAAGCCCATCAGCCATGATGGGCTTTTTTTATGACTTATTTTGAATATGTTCCTATGCCAAACGAGAGAGCCAATTGCTTTCGAAATGTCAGTCTGAGCCTGTCGAAGACCTCGTGAAGAGTATTTTGACGTATAAAAAGATAACTAATTTGTAAAAAACAACCACGATACCCAGTGGTTAAATAGAATAATAAACTAATTGCAGAGATTCCCCATAAAAGTGTGGTTATCTTTGCAAAAAATTAATGTGATGTCAAAACCGTTTTCAGATTTAGGAATTAATACCCCATTACTGCAAAGTTTAATTGCTTTAGAAATTACAGTTCCTACAGCAATACAAGTAAAAACCATTCCCGTTGTTCTAAACCAAAAGGAAGACGTGGTGGTTTTAGCAAAAACAGGAACTGGAAAAACGGCTGCGTTTGGTTTGCCGTTGTTGCAGTTGATGAATGCCGAAAATAGTAGCATACAAGCACTTATATTAGCACCCACTAGAGAATTGGGACAACAAATTTATAATAATCTAGTAGCCTTTGCGGTTAACAATCCTGAAATAAATACCATCTCTTTATGTGGTGGGGCGTCTATCAAACCTCAAATAGCGGGCTTAAAGGCCGCAACTCATATAGTAGTAGCAACGCCAGGGCGTTTAGTCGATTTGATAAAACGCGACGCCATAAATCTTAAAAATCTAGAGTATTTGGTGTTGGATGAAGCCGATGAAATGGTGAGTGCTTTAAAAGAGGATTTGGATGTGATTATAAAAGAGGTTCCGAAATCGAGAAGAACCTTATTGTTTACTGCCACCATGCCTGGAGCTATTAAACAATTGGTACAGAATTACATGTCGAAGAAGGTTGTTCAAATAGAAGCAGACATGGAAACAGTGGGGCATCAAGGTATAGACCATCAATATGTTGTGGTAGAACCCATTGAAAAGTTAGAGGTATTGCTTCATTTTTTAAATACGAAAGAAGGAGAACGTGGAATTATATTTTGTAAAACCAAAGCGGCCGTTAATAAATTGGCAAAAAACTTAGCCATTAATAAGTTTTCATCGGGTGCACTGCATGGGAGTTTAACGCAGGGGATTCGCGACCGTATTATGGGCCAGTTTCGAGAAGGCTTTATTGATATCTTAGTGGCTACCGATTTAGCAGCGCGTGGTATTGATGTAAAAGAGCTGTCATACGTTATCAATTATCATTTACCGGATACTTATGATGCCTATGTGCATCGAAGTGGACGTACAGCCAGAGCAGGAGCCAAGGGACTCTCCTTAACCATTCTACAACAAGAAGAAGTAATAGATATTGCTGATTTTGAAAAAGAACTTGGAATTGTTTTTAAACCCTTTAAAAAAGCCGACGCCCAAAGTATTGAAGAAAACAACGGGCTATTATGGGCTAAAAAAATATTTAAGACGAAGCCGAACCGTGACATATCAGAAGATTTTAAAGCAAAGATTAAAACGATTTTTCATCATTTAACAAAAGAAGAACTCGTCGATAAAATATTAGCAAATTATTTAGCACAAACGGGTACTGAAATCCCAAAAGCAGAGGCTTCTAAAAAGACTAAAAAGAAATAAGCATTATGGCAAATAGTATTAAAAATCAGCAGGATATTTTAACCAAATTAAATATTCAGGCGTTGAATCCCATGCAAGTGGAGGCTGTTTCCGTAATTGAGACAACAACAAATACCATCATATTATCACCTACTGGTACCGGAAAAACCTTGGCGTTTTCCTTACCACTATTAAATGTTTTAGATCCAGAATCACACGAGGTTCAAGCATTAATATTGGTGCCCTCAAGAGAATTAGCCATTCAAATTGAGCAGGTCATTCGGTCTATGGGTTCGGGGTATAAAGTGAATGCGGTTTATGGCGGGAGACCCATGTCCAAAGACAAAATAGAAATCAAACACACTCCTGCTATTTTAATAGGAACGCCAGGTAGAATACTAGATCATTTTACGAGCGATCGTTTTTCTAAATCCAGTATAAAAACACTGATATTGGATGAGTTTGACAAGTCGTTAGAAGATGGTTTTGAGGAAGAAATGAAAGCCATTATAGGTCAAATTCCTAATATAAATAAGCGTATTTTAACCTCTGCGACTCAAGCTGTTAAAGTCCCTGGTTTTGTGCGATTGGATAAACCACATACTATTAACTATTTAAAAGAAAAAACGGCCTCGAAACTAGCTATTAAAACCGTCGTGTCTCCCGATAAAAATAAATTAAAAACCTTGTTAGAATTGTTACAGCATATTGGCAATGAACCAGGAATTGTTTTCTGTAATTTAAGAGATAGTATTGATGAAGTGAGTCGTTTTTTAACACGAAATAAAGTAAGTCATGCCTGCTTTTCGGGGGGTATGGAGCAACAAGATAGAGAGCGTGCTTTAATAAAATTTAGAAACGGTACCAGCCAAGTACTTATTGCAACCGATTTGGCGGCTCGGGGTATTGATATTCCTGAAATGGCTTATATCATTCATTATGAATTGCCAAAACATGAAGAAGAATTTATTCATAGAAACGGGAGAACGGCTCGTGTAAATGCCAAAGGCACCGCCTATATATTAAAATGGCAAAGGGAAGTATTACCCGAATTTATTAAAAATATTAAAGGCATTAATGTCTCTAAAAAAGCGCCCGTTACAGCACAAGCCTGGGAAACCTTATTCATTTCTGGCGGACGAAAAGATAAAATTTCCAAAGGAGATATAGCCGGATTGTTTATTAAGCAAGGAGGTATTAACAACGATCAATTAGGAACCATCGAACTAAAACCCGATTGTGCCTTTGTGGCAGTGCCATTTACTATGGCAGCTACATTGGTAGAAAAACTAAACAATACCCGATTGAAAAAGAAAAAAGTGCGGGTAACTATTTTGTAATAGGTAATTAATTAGAAATATTTTTAACATTAAATTCGTAAATTGCATCATATCCATTTACTGAAAAACAATGCTAAATAAACTATATCCTTTACAATTGCCAATAGGCACCCCGAATCCAGACGACAACAGTCCCATCGATTTTTCAAGTCCCTTTGATGTGATCGTATTTATCATTCTGCCCATACTCATGATCATCTTTTATATTATATGGAAGCGGAGTAAGAGGGGCGATAGGGATTGAAATGTGTTGCTAATAAGGTTTTTATAGGTATTTAAAGACTTTAACTCATTAAGAATCACCTATCTTTAACATTCATTTTTAAGCTTAAAGCCATTATATCTATGAAGTATTTACTCATTACTTTCTTCCTGTTTGTCGTACTATTAGTTGCTTGTAATGAAGTTAATCCCAAAGGCGAAAAAGAGGTGCGTAAGTTTGTAAAACAATGGAATGAAGCCCATACACTATTAAAGTCACCTTACCTCCAACGTGATTATATGGATGTTGTTAACTATTACGGAAAAGAAAAAACCAGAACTCAAGTACAGCAAGATAAGGAGTTACTGTTTCAACAATTTCCAGACTATACACAGCGTATTCTAAACGACGAACTCGTCATCACAAAAGAGGCAGGAAACTATTTAGTTATGTTTACTAAACACGTTAGTTATAACGGGATAGAAGCCGATTACCCCTCGTATCTTTCAGTGATATCTAAAAATAGTACTTTCAAAATACTGCGAGAAGGTGTTGCTGAAAATGCCAAAGATCTAGATGCCCCCATTTTTCCGAGTGCACGCGAAAATAATGCGAGTCTCTCTAATGAAAGACAATTGTTTGGTGATTTTAATGGCGATGGTTTATCGGACTATGCGAATGTAATCTCTCCAGAAATAAGTTCCGCTGTAAAAAAGGGAACCCAGAAGGTGGTAGCATGCAAAGGAGGGTGCAACAGCGTGATTACCTTTAGTAATAAAGATCTAAACGACATCATAATCAAAGGGGCGTACCGATCTCAATTAGAAAATCTTAAAGATCTAAATAGTGATGGTGCCGACGAGATTGGTTTTTGGGATATAAAACCCACGAGTAAGAGTCTATATGTTTTTAATGCAACAAATGGTACATTACTCACCGAGCCCATTGTAATTAATACGACCGTTCATAAAAACCTTAAGCTTATTGATGTTTTTAAAAAATCTGGTCCTAATAAAATCACAGTAACACATAGTGCACAAGTCAACGAAAAGTGGGTTTTAAAGAGCCAAGTGATTCTCTTGGATTAATCGGATAATTATATATTAAAGATTTCATTTAAATTAATAAAAAAATAAAGATTTTATTTTGGCGTTGGTAAACGGTTATTTATCTGCCAAGATTATTCAAAAACAAGCATCAAAAAATCCTTCAAAATAAAATGTCAAAACTATTTAGCAGCTTAACTATTAAGGATATCACATTTAAAAATAGAATTGTTCAATCCCCGATGTGCATGTATTCTGCGGAAGATGGCTTAGCCTCAGATTGGCATTTTGTGCATTATGGTACCAGAGCTATAGGCGGAGCAGGAACTATCATGACAGAAGCTGCAGCCGTCTCACCAGAAGGACGCATTAGTCCTGGGGACCTCGGTATCTGGAGCGATAAACACATAGAAGGTTTAAAACGCATTACTAGCTTCTTAAAACAAAATGGAAGTGTGGCAGGTATTCAATTAGCACATGCAGGACGAAAAGGCAGTTATGAAGTACATGGTGCTGATAGTACCTTGATGCGTACCAAAGAAGAAGGTGGCTGGGAAGTCATGGCGCCTTCTGCCATCCCATTTTCTGATAATGCACTCACACCAAAAGCTATGACCTTTCAAGATATGGAAACAATCAGACAGCAGTTTGAGTCCGCCACCAAAAGAGCTGTAGCCGCAGGCTTCCAATTACTTGAAATACACAGCGCACATGGTTATTTGTTACATTCATTTCTATCACCCATATCTAATAAGCGGGACGACGATTATGGTGGCAGCATAGAAAACAGATCACGCCTATTGCTAGAGGTTATTGAAACGGTTCAGACCGTATGGCCTAAGAATTTGCCTTTAGCGGTCAGGATCTCGGCAACTGATTGGGATGAATCAGGTTGGGATTCAGAATCCTCGCAATGGCTGGCGCAACAATTGGAACAGGCAGGCGTAGATATTATAGATGTATCTAGCGGTGGCACTTTGCCCAACGTTACTATTCCTGTGGGTCCAGCATATCAATTACCTTTAGCAAAAGACATTAAAGCAGTGGTAAAAACTATGAAAGTAGGTGCCGTAGGTATGATTACCAATGCCGAACAAGCTGAAACCATTTTACTAAACGATGATGCCGACCTAATTTATATAGGAAGAGAATTTCTACGCAACCCTTATTTTCCATTACAAGCAGCTCAAGATTTACGAGCAGAACCGGACGTTCCAAAGCCATATGAACGTGCGTTTCCTAAAAGGAAATAGCCGATATGTAAAAGCATAAACTTTTCTTAAAGCATTTTGATTTCAGTACTAAATAAGGTATATTTTCTTTTGAAAAATATGTTATGAGTAGAGGATTTGTAAAAGAAGATGATCAAGAAGAAACACCTATTATACCACCCAGGGCTGCATTGCCTGAAGGTGTCACCAATTATATCACCCCATTTGGTTTGCAATTATTGTTAACCGAAAAAGAAAATATAGAAGAAGAACGTGCTAATCTGAATGTACAAGACGAACAGGAACGTAGACGAGATCTTGCGGTAATTAATGGGAGACTGACCTTACTTCAAGAGCGTGTGGCTTCTGCCAGAGTGTTACAGCCGCATGATCAGGTAAAAGACGAAGTGCGTTTTGCTGCCACTGTTATTATTAAAATGAACAAACAGGTTCAGGAATTTCAAATTGTAGGGGTAGATGAAGCAGACGTTAAACAACAAAAAATAGCTTTTATAGCACCTATAGCTAGAGTGATTACTGGTAAAAAAGTTGGAGACCAAGTCGATTTCCAATTAGGAAATGACATTCGAAAAATTGAGATAGTAGAAATTTCTTATCGCTAGCTATAAAAGGTGGAAGCAAGAATATAATATGGGGCCCATCTGTATAAGCACAAAAAAAAGGCTGTATGAAAAGTGTTATTCTGAGTCATATTGAGCCTGTCGACATATTCAAACTTATTGATAATCTATATCAGTTTCGACAAGCTCAACCTAACAAAGCAAATAAAATACACTTTTTAGACAGCCTCTTTATATATCTAAAAGTTATACTATTTTAAAATTTCCAATAACTTTTCTGCAACTAGTTCAGATGAGGCTGGGTTTTGCCCCGTAATTAAATTACCATCTTGAATTGCATAAGCAGCCCAATCTTCTTTTTTTGAGTAGATGCCTCCATTTTCTTTCAACATATCTTCTACCAAAAATGGCACTACATCTGTTAATTGTACTGCTGCTTCTTCAGTATTTGTAAAACCTGTTACTTTTTTACCTTTTACTAAAGGATTTCCGTTCGTATTTTTAACACCTTTTAAAGCGGCAGGAGCATGACATACAAATGCAATAGGTTTTTCTTGACTATTAAATTTTTCAATTAACGCGATGGAAGTCGCATCGTTTGCTAAATCCCATAATGGACCATGTCCGCCTGGGTAAAATACGGCATCAAAATCGTCTGGATTCATATCTGCTAGCTTTTTTGTATTCGCTATTCTTGCTTGTGCTTCATCATCTTTATCAAAGCGCTCTGTAGCTGCTGTAGCAGTATCAGGTGAGTCGCTGCTAGGATCTATAGGAGCGGCACCTCCTTTTGGGGTAGCAATAGTAATTGTAGCACCTTTATCTAATAAGGTGTAGTATGGATTTGCAAACTCTTCAACCCAAAATCCTGTTTTTTTCCCTGTATCTCCTAATTTATCATGAGATGTTAATACAAATAATATATTCATGTCTTTATGTTTTTTAATTTTTATATTTTCTTCTGAAACCTTTTCAGAAGGTGATGCATTTTTAACGTCTTTACAGCTAGATGCTGTTATAATCGTAAGCACGAATGCTAATGATTTTACTAATTTCATTTAGTAGGCCATTTTTACAATTTTCTCCACTTTATCTGGCGATAATGATTGATGTTCTCCTAATCCTGTCCAACCACGATTGGTAAAACGCTTAGAAATCTCTTCAGCAGTTCCTTCATAATCCTTTGTGTAATCAGATAGTTTGGTGTCAATTCCTAATTGATGGAAAAAAGCGACTGTTTTTTCAATGGCAGCATAGGCTTTATCGTCTGTACTTCCTTCAGTTATATTCCAAACACGTTGGCCATATTGTGCTAACTTTTCTTTTTTAGCTTCAAAGTTAAATTTGTAATGACTTGGCGCGATCACTGCTAAGGTACGCGCATGATCAATACCAAATAAAGCGGTTAGTTCGTGTCCCATTGCATGAACAGCCCAATCTGTGGGGACTCCTTTTTGTATCAAGCCGTTTAAAGCCATGGTACAACTCCACATAAAATCAGAAGCTGCTTTATAGTCTGTTGGATCTTTCAATACTTTTGGAGCCACTTCAATAAGGGTTTGTAAAATACTCTCGGCAAAGCGGTCTTGTAATAATGCTCCAATGGGGTAAGTCATGTATTGCTCTAAAACATGTGTAAAGGCATCGGTTAATCCATTTGCTAATTGGCGTTCTGGAATAGAGGCAATCACTTGAGGGTCTAATATGGAGAACTCAGGAAACAAACCAGGTCCGCCCATAGCTAGTTTCTCTTTAGTTTCAGCGCGTGTAATCACAGACCCTGAATTCATTTCAGAACCTGTTGCTGGTAATGTTAATACGGTACCAAAAGGCATGCCTTTTTCGGTTCTAATATTCTTGGTTAGAATATCCCAAGGGGTCTCACCCTCATATAAAGCAGCAGCCGATAAAAACTTGGTGCCATCTATAACCGAACCACCACCAACAGCTAATAAATACGTGATGTTTTCTTCTTTAATTACTTTTAAAGCTTCCAGTAAAACCGCATATTCTGGATTGGCAGGAATGCCCCCAAACTCAACAACCTCTAGAGAGGCTAAAGCTGTTTTTACTTGGTCGTAAATACCGTTTTTTTTGATACTACCACCGCCATAAAGTAGTAATACTTTGGCGTCTTTAGGTATTTCATTTTCTAATTTTTCTATGGTATCCTTTCCAAAAATAATTTTGGTAGGATTCTTAAACTCAAAATTGTTCATTTTCTTTTTCTTTTTTAGTTGTTAAATTTTAACGATCATTTTCCCTTTGTTTTTACCTTCAAATAAATCGATAAAAGCATTCGGAATGTTATCAAAACCATTTACGATGGTTTCTGAGTATGTTAATTTGTCTTCAGCTAACCAACTTGATAATTGCTTCATAGCCTCCGGGAATTTTTTAGCATAATTAGAAACAATAAACCCTTGCATTAAAGCACTTTTTTTAACTAGGAAAGGCTGAACACTCATACTTTTTGGCGTTTCTTTACTATTGTAAGTAGAGATAGCTCCACAAATGATGATTCTTGCAAATTGGTTGATATTATACAACACCGCATCTGAAATGGGGCCGCCAACATTATCAAAATAGATATCAACACCATTTGCTGCTAATTTTTTGATGTCTGCTTGAATGTCTTTACTCGTGTTATAATTGATCCCTGCATCAAACCCGAATTTGGTTTTTAACATCTCAATCTTTTCATCGGTTCCAGCAATTCCGATAACGTTAAGTCCTAATATTTTTGCTATTTGTCCAACAACGCTACCAACAGCACCAGCAGCACCAGATACCACAATAGTTTCACCGGCTTTGGGTTTTCCTATTTCATTTAACCCTAAATAAGCCGTTAACCCAGTCATACCTAAAACGCCTAAATAGGTGCTTAAAGGAGCTTTTGATGCATCTACCTTAAGTAAACCTTCGCCAGTGGATACTTGTTGTGTTTTCCAACTTAACATACCAGAAACAAAATCACCTTCCTTAAAATGGCTGTTTTTAGATGCAATTACTTTAGCAACCACACCAGATTGTACTGGTTTGTTTAATTCAAAAGGAGGTACATAGGATGTTGCGTCACTCATGCGCCCTCTTAAATAAGGATCTACAGATACATAAACAGCTTCCAGAAGTATTTCTCCCTCGTTGATTGTTAGTTGTGTATCTTCTGTTATAAATTCAAAATTGGACACTGTAGGTTTCCCTTGCGGTCTATTTTTTAATATAATGGTCTTAATCATAAGTGTATTTTTTAGTTTATTACCGTTATAAAATCTTCCATAGGTTTTCTAACCTTTTTAAGATTTACTAACCAATCTTCATCTTCTTTTCTGTAGCCTAATGTTAAAAACACCGTGCTCCGTAATCCTTTTTCGCGCAATCCTAAAATGGCGTCTACTTGGTCCGCACTAAAACCTTCCATAGGAGTACTAT
The genomic region above belongs to Mariniflexile litorale and contains:
- a CDS encoding acyl-CoA desaturase, whose translation is MIIVIFVLVLWYGGLFFQSFFLHRYAAHQVFTMSKTMERITFILTWVFQGSSYLSAYGYGIMHRMHHAYTDTENDPHSPSHDANLFAMMWKTKTIYQDINKQRISIDSRFTKNVPQWKSFDLFASSRFSRLLWIGLYILFFASFATAWWQWLLLPITFLMAPIHGVIINWFGHIYGYVNYKMKNTSKNLFRFDFLMMGEGYHNNHHRHASRANFGVKWYEIDITYLIIKLLDLFGFIQLKPIRVKA
- a CDS encoding cold shock domain-containing protein, whose protein sequence is MSKGTVKFFNDAKGFGFITEAGVERDHFVHISGLVDEVREGDEVEFDLKEGNKGLNAVNVKVI
- a CDS encoding DEAD/DEAH box helicase produces the protein MSKPFSDLGINTPLLQSLIALEITVPTAIQVKTIPVVLNQKEDVVVLAKTGTGKTAAFGLPLLQLMNAENSSIQALILAPTRELGQQIYNNLVAFAVNNPEINTISLCGGASIKPQIAGLKAATHIVVATPGRLVDLIKRDAINLKNLEYLVLDEADEMVSALKEDLDVIIKEVPKSRRTLLFTATMPGAIKQLVQNYMSKKVVQIEADMETVGHQGIDHQYVVVEPIEKLEVLLHFLNTKEGERGIIFCKTKAAVNKLAKNLAINKFSSGALHGSLTQGIRDRIMGQFREGFIDILVATDLAARGIDVKELSYVINYHLPDTYDAYVHRSGRTARAGAKGLSLTILQQEEVIDIADFEKELGIVFKPFKKADAQSIEENNGLLWAKKIFKTKPNRDISEDFKAKIKTIFHHLTKEELVDKILANYLAQTGTEIPKAEASKKTKKK
- a CDS encoding DEAD/DEAH box helicase encodes the protein MANSIKNQQDILTKLNIQALNPMQVEAVSVIETTTNTIILSPTGTGKTLAFSLPLLNVLDPESHEVQALILVPSRELAIQIEQVIRSMGSGYKVNAVYGGRPMSKDKIEIKHTPAILIGTPGRILDHFTSDRFSKSSIKTLILDEFDKSLEDGFEEEMKAIIGQIPNINKRILTSATQAVKVPGFVRLDKPHTINYLKEKTASKLAIKTVVSPDKNKLKTLLELLQHIGNEPGIVFCNLRDSIDEVSRFLTRNKVSHACFSGGMEQQDRERALIKFRNGTSQVLIATDLAARGIDIPEMAYIIHYELPKHEEEFIHRNGRTARVNAKGTAYILKWQREVLPEFIKNIKGINVSKKAPVTAQAWETLFISGGRKDKISKGDIAGLFIKQGGINNDQLGTIELKPDCAFVAVPFTMAATLVEKLNNTRLKKKKVRVTIL
- a CDS encoding NADH:flavin oxidoreductase/NADH oxidase, with protein sequence MSKLFSSLTIKDITFKNRIVQSPMCMYSAEDGLASDWHFVHYGTRAIGGAGTIMTEAAAVSPEGRISPGDLGIWSDKHIEGLKRITSFLKQNGSVAGIQLAHAGRKGSYEVHGADSTLMRTKEEGGWEVMAPSAIPFSDNALTPKAMTFQDMETIRQQFESATKRAVAAGFQLLEIHSAHGYLLHSFLSPISNKRDDDYGGSIENRSRLLLEVIETVQTVWPKNLPLAVRISATDWDESGWDSESSQWLAQQLEQAGVDIIDVSSGGTLPNVTIPVGPAYQLPLAKDIKAVVKTMKVGAVGMITNAEQAETILLNDDADLIYIGREFLRNPYFPLQAAQDLRAEPDVPKPYERAFPKRK
- a CDS encoding GreA/GreB family elongation factor, which produces MSRGFVKEDDQEETPIIPPRAALPEGVTNYITPFGLQLLLTEKENIEEERANLNVQDEQERRRDLAVINGRLTLLQERVASARVLQPHDQVKDEVRFAATVIIKMNKQVQEFQIVGVDEADVKQQKIAFIAPIARVITGKKVGDQVDFQLGNDIRKIEIVEISYR
- a CDS encoding type 1 glutamine amidotransferase domain-containing protein; the protein is MKLVKSLAFVLTIITASSCKDVKNASPSEKVSEENIKIKKHKDMNILFVLTSHDKLGDTGKKTGFWVEEFANPYYTLLDKGATITIATPKGGAAPIDPSSDSPDTATAATERFDKDDEAQARIANTKKLADMNPDDFDAVFYPGGHGPLWDLANDATSIALIEKFNSQEKPIAFVCHAPAALKGVKNTNGNPLVKGKKVTGFTNTEEAAVQLTDVVPFLVEDMLKENGGIYSKKEDWAAYAIQDGNLITGQNPASSELVAEKLLEILK
- a CDS encoding iron-containing alcohol dehydrogenase encodes the protein MNNFEFKNPTKIIFGKDTIEKLENEIPKDAKVLLLYGGGSIKKNGIYDQVKTALASLEVVEFGGIPANPEYAVLLEALKVIKEENITYLLAVGGGSVIDGTKFLSAAALYEGETPWDILTKNIRTEKGMPFGTVLTLPATGSEMNSGSVITRAETKEKLAMGGPGLFPEFSILDPQVIASIPERQLANGLTDAFTHVLEQYMTYPIGALLQDRFAESILQTLIEVAPKVLKDPTDYKAASDFMWSCTMALNGLIQKGVPTDWAVHAMGHELTALFGIDHARTLAVIAPSHYKFNFEAKKEKLAQYGQRVWNITEGSTDDKAYAAIEKTVAFFHQLGIDTKLSDYTKDYEGTAEEISKRFTNRGWTGLGEHQSLSPDKVEKIVKMAY
- a CDS encoding NADP-dependent oxidoreductase — translated: MIKTIILKNRPQGKPTVSNFEFITEDTQLTINEGEILLEAVYVSVDPYLRGRMSDATSYVPPFELNKPVQSGVVAKVIASKNSHFKEGDFVSGMLSWKTQQVSTGEGLLKVDASKAPLSTYLGVLGMTGLTAYLGLNEIGKPKAGETIVVSGAAGAVGSVVGQIAKILGLNVIGIAGTDEKIEMLKTKFGFDAGINYNTSKDIQADIKKLAANGVDIYFDNVGGPISDAVLYNINQFARIIICGAISTYNSKETPKSMSVQPFLVKKSALMQGFIVSNYAKKFPEAMKQLSSWLAEDKLTYSETIVNGFDNIPNAFIDLFEGKNKGKMIVKI